In one Flavobacteriales bacterium genomic region, the following are encoded:
- a CDS encoding PorP/SprF family type IX secretion system membrane protein codes for MNELSRALVITSICAAGAACAQDAQFTQFYAVPTYVSPAFAGTGLQTRFGLAVRDQWPAFPGAFVSSNFAVDHYMPGANSGIGLLVSHDKAGSGALRYTSVAGQYAYEIELKRKVFLRPALQLGWVNHAVDFSRLVFSDQLARGGGTGTYEHLHGSSTSYADMGGGLLYFTPKYWTGISFHHLNRPNQSLLGNEARMPVKFSAHGGWRTSIRTPVIREHPQSIVLAFNYRAQEKYDQLDVGGYFERFPFQAGLWYRGIPLLKRYAPGYSNRDAIAVLVGATVGDVRIGYSYDITVSRLAGQSAGAHEITLGYDLVQQRRKRSMSRRRVVPCAKF; via the coding sequence ATGAATGAGCTCTCCCGTGCGCTGGTGATAACGTCCATCTGCGCGGCGGGCGCTGCCTGCGCGCAGGATGCCCAGTTCACGCAGTTCTACGCGGTGCCGACCTACGTGAGCCCCGCTTTCGCCGGCACGGGGCTCCAGACCCGCTTCGGGCTTGCGGTCAGGGACCAATGGCCCGCCTTCCCGGGGGCATTCGTCAGCAGCAACTTCGCGGTGGACCATTACATGCCGGGGGCCAACAGCGGCATCGGCCTGCTCGTGAGCCACGACAAGGCCGGGAGCGGCGCGCTCCGCTACACCTCGGTCGCCGGGCAGTACGCGTACGAGATCGAGCTGAAGCGGAAAGTCTTCCTGCGTCCCGCACTCCAGCTGGGGTGGGTGAATCATGCGGTGGATTTCTCGCGGCTCGTGTTCAGCGATCAGCTGGCCCGCGGCGGGGGCACAGGCACCTACGAGCACCTCCATGGATCCAGCACCAGCTATGCCGACATGGGGGGCGGGCTCCTGTACTTCACTCCGAAGTACTGGACAGGGATCTCGTTCCACCACCTGAACCGGCCGAACCAGTCACTGCTCGGCAACGAGGCCAGGATGCCCGTCAAGTTCAGCGCCCATGGCGGATGGCGCACCAGCATCCGTACACCGGTCATCCGTGAGCATCCGCAGAGCATCGTACTGGCCTTCAACTACAGGGCCCAGGAGAAGTACGACCAGCTCGATGTGGGCGGGTACTTCGAGCGCTTCCCTTTCCAGGCGGGGCTGTGGTACCGCGGCATTCCGCTCCTGAAGCGCTACGCACCCGGGTATTCGAACCGCGATGCGATCGCGGTGCTCGTCGGCGCCACCGTGGGCGATGTGCGCATCGGGTACAGCTACGACATCACCGTATCGCGCCTGGCCGGTCAATCCGCTGGCGCGCACGAGATCACCCTCGGATACGACCTCGTGCAGCAGCGCAGGAAGCGCTCCATGTCCAGGCGGCGGGTGGTGCCGTGCGCCAAATTCTGA
- a CDS encoding GEVED domain-containing protein, giving the protein MGLLALSSQAQTFSIVGTGTAANTATGYPAPFGQYYWGARHQFFVPAAQMAAAGIAAGSQVQSIGFNVTALNGTAAHTGWQIRVFNVGANANPISAGYVTTGQIANTVATTYTPVVGWNQFSFVAPFVWNGTDNLVIETCFNNAGFSNNASTQWTNTLAGATYSRWYRADASGVCASTLSTSTSATTRPNMRFGWQSSVACNGIPAPGNTLASVSTACAGAAFNLSLQNSSLGTGITYAWQRSTDGGGSWNPFGTNAGTQSISLTQTTQYRCLVTCTNGGQSATSAPVTVTLNTSACDCVTYPASNATNTADTKIDSVKVNGVGFGSLATTCETYTFTSGTGLSLQQGTTATVRIRNGSCSGFHYTAYYSLFADFNGDGDFADAGETLAQGGPTSQLNGITDMNISVPPTASLGAVRFRAIVAEAGAPPAATGTYAYGETEDFCVTILPLPPCTDPPSPGVTLTSNASPCGNSSFTLSMSTPPLGTGLTYEWQRSDDGFSTFTVLGTGLTQSASQAFGATWEYRCVVSCSGNPGVASTPVSVTTSTTPVAICGTYCTPTSTSGCSFGDLIARVQLNTLDNNSGTACVSFYNDYTGNPLLTTNLQAGTSYNCIISSGAYSQAYAVWIDYNDDGIFDNPGERVGFTATPVPANSSASFPISLSCSPPVGAHRMRVRSAWDVTVPGPSITPCGAPGDYGEVEDYVITIDPPPPCPQPNTLAVNVTSGTSATFTWNAGCTETVWDAHVQLAGGGTPVTPSNPGITGTPTLTRNDLSVGNWEFWVRADCGVNGPSAWVGPFTFTIIANDNCASPTPITVDPFGACVGIAGTTVGATAGDSPYPSCLVTGLVDVWYSFNSGSNSVINWQYTLGTMTVRAVQVLTACGGSEVYCVGDVDAGQFAVTPNTNYLFRVLTFAGTAGTFNLCLTGPPANDLCAGAIPVSCGTPVSGTTAGATNQGAPAGCVDAVGTAPGVWYSISGQCGNLTASLCTGTAFDSRLAVLSGACGTLTCIASNDNGCGLQSTVNFTASADQTYYIYVTGTGTASGAYTLEVTGCQQAATATASVVDNCPSNQFSVDVNLTSLGSGGSATIEYSVNGGSPIGQAAGLGSNIIGPFATTDAVSVTVDNGTVCDLELGNYFSGCPVEIVCGSTLTVSHCYSNNDPRTFTFTSDNPLETVTVTFVEGTMDPNDVIRAYSGTDNQGPPIPQLTGSFANLFGVSGSSDFGYNSIFIEIDSDGSNSCADGNQDTWVFEVECTPFCVDPDGTATFDVCASTIDVQINFTGDAPTCGVRYIVNGGTPVDQGGFVDFDQVTIGPFTPGDQVQVLLLHEGFPPDALCNRNLGTFTILPVPTPPAISISATPSTVCVGGTSQLSVYASAPGPIGSYAFETNTNGGLLPMTSPVTIQGTNLDDTGGPLTAIGFPMTYGTNSYTQFSTNSNGLMRLGNTAISGSRFNSPLTSATDLPLLAPWWDDLHTGSDGYVRTSLEGTAGSYVRIVEWFVRPFGAGTAATMRFQVALYQASGAIEFRYSPTGAAYVDGASIAITGGNTSSRVAVNSVDHTASPTILYDALTAWPGGTRLYRFLAPQPPGVTYTWSPADDLDDPNSATPIASNITETTTYTASVFFGGCPTDVTVDVTVEPALTSASITPSSGTICTGTNAVTLTANAGDGVPPFTYAWTDPNNQPAGTSQTVDANLGGTWTCLVTDACNGSFLASATITAVAPPTVNITATAPICAGGSVTLSANATNATNVLWGGAAPVGGSTTADVTISGLSGANNGTYTVTASNEGCTTAPASYVLAVNPNPSITSTTAVPATVCTGGTSQLDVAAAPPALQLVLNGTGFWMDELSWTLTNSLNAIVGSGGGYGNNQIITVPLGALTNGPFTFSVETQGTFNDNQSTYTLTCGGSTILTGTVFGGQTFSQGGLVCEGSFTYAWSPATFLSGTAISNPVASGVTSETPYSVLVTNTSTGCSSTGNVTVGMYPVPTLDCGTYPTLCAADAPIALTGSPAGGTWSGTGVTGSSFNPAVGTQTLTYSYTYGAGCVATCQVTITVLSADTDGDNIPDCADECPTLFGEIGDPCDAGPGFILGQIDGDCNCIGVACTEDVRLEVKTDANGSHTSWEIREATTSLLVCSGGPYTGINDATITTDCCLPAACYVLRVFDSAGDGIVGGGYVLREAGGNQRRIIDNRGNFTTGSISQINDASSFCVPMGDDRLVFTSCDKLDWKTSPCGGEFVVANDNSAVSAQYGVNNANSGYQMWWFDPNGGFSFRRFQSHNTANGLPASATRACHFQINSWSGNQLQQGVMYNVRVRGRINGVYNEWGPACRLMVDNVAAQCPRTKLMDIPDNQFLSCGQFRPVGTGQASLVHARPVRRMNNNCNWVSANRYQFRFRIPAENIVVVKTSQTGQYWVNTNGLACDKTYEVDVRASFNNGATWCTVTPDPNNVEDPAWGDVCLLTTTCAIQSMALQGGSSPDGAALRMFPNPNRGDQVMISLDHVAEEVTTVSVDIFDAFGKRVVARTIAVQDGYMNTLFDLNGALANGLYMVNITAGAETYTERLVIQK; this is encoded by the coding sequence ATGGGCCTGTTGGCGCTAAGCTCCCAGGCCCAGACCTTCTCGATTGTGGGCACCGGCACCGCAGCCAACACCGCCACGGGCTATCCAGCGCCGTTCGGCCAGTATTATTGGGGTGCACGGCACCAGTTCTTCGTGCCGGCTGCCCAGATGGCCGCGGCCGGCATCGCGGCGGGCTCGCAGGTGCAGTCCATTGGCTTCAATGTGACCGCCCTGAATGGCACGGCCGCCCATACCGGTTGGCAGATCCGAGTGTTCAACGTGGGTGCCAACGCCAACCCCATCAGCGCGGGTTACGTGACCACCGGGCAGATCGCCAACACGGTTGCCACCACCTACACGCCCGTGGTCGGCTGGAATCAGTTCTCCTTCGTGGCCCCATTCGTCTGGAATGGCACGGATAACCTCGTGATCGAGACCTGCTTCAACAACGCGGGATTCTCGAACAACGCCTCTACCCAGTGGACCAACACGCTGGCCGGCGCCACCTACAGCCGGTGGTACCGGGCTGATGCATCGGGCGTTTGCGCGAGCACGCTATCAACCAGCACCAGCGCCACCACGCGCCCGAACATGCGCTTCGGCTGGCAATCCAGCGTGGCCTGCAACGGCATCCCAGCCCCGGGCAACACGCTGGCGAGCGTAAGCACCGCATGTGCCGGCGCGGCATTCAACCTCAGCCTGCAGAACTCGAGCCTGGGCACCGGCATCACCTACGCTTGGCAGCGCAGCACCGACGGCGGCGGTTCCTGGAACCCCTTCGGCACCAATGCCGGCACCCAGAGCATCTCTTTGACCCAGACCACCCAGTACCGCTGCCTGGTGACCTGCACCAACGGCGGGCAGAGCGCCACCAGCGCCCCGGTGACCGTGACGCTGAACACCAGTGCCTGTGATTGCGTCACCTACCCGGCCTCGAATGCCACGAACACAGCCGACACCAAGATCGACAGCGTGAAGGTGAACGGCGTAGGCTTCGGATCGCTGGCCACCACCTGCGAAACCTACACCTTCACCAGCGGCACGGGGCTGTCCCTGCAGCAGGGCACCACGGCCACCGTGCGCATCCGCAACGGCTCATGCAGCGGTTTCCACTATACTGCCTACTACTCGCTCTTCGCTGACTTCAACGGCGACGGCGACTTCGCCGATGCAGGCGAGACCCTCGCCCAAGGCGGGCCCACATCCCAATTGAACGGCATCACGGACATGAACATCAGCGTGCCGCCCACGGCCAGCCTGGGCGCCGTCCGTTTCAGGGCCATCGTTGCCGAAGCCGGAGCGCCACCGGCCGCCACGGGCACCTATGCCTACGGTGAGACAGAGGATTTCTGCGTCACCATCCTGCCCCTGCCTCCCTGCACCGACCCGCCCTCGCCAGGCGTAACCCTCACCAGCAACGCATCGCCCTGCGGCAACAGCAGCTTCACGCTCTCCATGTCCACCCCGCCCCTGGGCACGGGGCTCACCTATGAGTGGCAGCGCTCCGATGACGGCTTCAGCACCTTCACGGTGCTGGGCACGGGCCTCACGCAGAGCGCCAGCCAGGCCTTCGGCGCCACCTGGGAGTACCGTTGCGTGGTCTCCTGCAGCGGCAACCCGGGCGTGGCCTCCACTCCGGTGAGCGTGACCACCAGCACCACGCCGGTGGCCATCTGCGGCACCTATTGCACCCCGACGTCCACCAGCGGCTGCTCGTTCGGCGACCTCATCGCCCGGGTGCAGCTGAACACGCTGGACAACAACAGCGGCACCGCATGCGTGAGCTTCTACAACGACTACACGGGCAATCCGCTGCTCACCACCAACCTGCAGGCGGGCACCAGTTACAACTGCATCATCTCCTCCGGGGCCTATTCCCAGGCCTACGCCGTTTGGATCGACTACAATGATGACGGCATCTTCGACAACCCCGGCGAGCGCGTGGGCTTCACCGCAACGCCGGTGCCGGCCAACAGCTCGGCTTCATTCCCCATCAGCCTGAGCTGCTCTCCCCCTGTGGGCGCCCACCGCATGCGCGTGCGCAGCGCTTGGGACGTCACCGTTCCAGGACCGAGCATCACCCCCTGCGGTGCGCCTGGCGACTATGGCGAGGTGGAGGATTATGTGATCACCATCGACCCGCCACCGCCCTGCCCGCAGCCCAACACGCTCGCTGTGAACGTGACCAGTGGCACCAGCGCCACCTTCACGTGGAACGCCGGCTGCACGGAGACCGTGTGGGATGCCCACGTGCAACTGGCGGGCGGCGGCACGCCCGTCACCCCTTCCAACCCCGGCATCACCGGCACCCCCACGCTCACGCGCAACGACCTGAGCGTAGGCAACTGGGAATTCTGGGTGCGCGCTGATTGCGGCGTCAACGGCCCCAGCGCCTGGGTGGGTCCCTTCACCTTCACGATCATCGCCAATGACAACTGCGCCAGCCCCACCCCCATCACGGTGGATCCGTTCGGTGCATGTGTGGGCATCGCCGGCACCACGGTTGGTGCCACCGCCGGGGATTCGCCCTACCCCAGCTGCCTGGTAACAGGCCTGGTGGATGTGTGGTACAGCTTCAACTCGGGCTCGAACTCGGTGATCAACTGGCAATACACCCTGGGCACCATGACGGTGCGCGCCGTGCAGGTGCTTACCGCCTGCGGTGGTTCCGAGGTGTACTGCGTGGGTGACGTGGACGCCGGCCAGTTCGCCGTGACACCGAACACGAACTACCTGTTCCGCGTGCTCACCTTCGCTGGCACCGCAGGCACCTTCAACCTCTGCCTCACCGGCCCGCCGGCCAACGACCTGTGCGCCGGAGCCATCCCGGTGAGCTGCGGCACGCCGGTATCCGGCACCACGGCGGGTGCCACCAACCAGGGCGCACCTGCCGGTTGCGTGGATGCCGTGGGAACCGCACCCGGTGTGTGGTACTCCATCTCCGGCCAGTGCGGCAACCTCACCGCCAGCCTGTGCACCGGCACCGCCTTCGACAGCCGCCTGGCCGTCTTGTCCGGGGCCTGCGGCACGCTGACCTGCATCGCCAGCAACGACAACGGCTGCGGCCTGCAATCGACGGTGAACTTCACCGCCTCCGCCGACCAGACGTACTACATCTACGTCACCGGCACGGGCACGGCCAGCGGTGCGTACACCCTGGAAGTGACCGGCTGCCAGCAGGCCGCCACGGCCACCGCCAGCGTGGTGGACAACTGCCCCAGCAACCAGTTCAGCGTGGATGTGAACCTCACGAGCCTCGGCTCGGGCGGATCGGCCACGATTGAATACAGCGTGAATGGCGGCTCGCCCATCGGCCAGGCGGCAGGCTTGGGCTCCAACATCATCGGACCCTTCGCCACCACCGACGCCGTGAGCGTGACGGTGGACAACGGCACGGTTTGCGACCTCGAACTCGGCAACTACTTCAGCGGCTGCCCGGTGGAGATCGTCTGCGGCTCCACGCTCACCGTATCGCATTGCTACAGCAACAACGACCCGCGCACCTTCACCTTCACGAGCGACAACCCGCTGGAGACGGTGACGGTGACCTTCGTGGAGGGCACGATGGACCCGAACGATGTGATCCGGGCCTACAGCGGCACGGACAACCAGGGGCCGCCCATCCCGCAGCTGACGGGCAGCTTCGCCAACCTCTTCGGCGTATCGGGCTCCTCTGATTTCGGCTACAACTCCATCTTCATCGAGATCGACAGCGACGGCAGCAACAGTTGCGCTGACGGCAACCAGGACACCTGGGTGTTCGAGGTGGAGTGCACGCCCTTCTGCGTGGACCCCGATGGCACGGCCACCTTCGATGTGTGCGCGAGCACCATCGACGTGCAGATCAACTTCACGGGCGATGCGCCCACCTGCGGCGTGCGCTACATCGTGAATGGCGGGACGCCTGTGGACCAGGGCGGCTTCGTGGACTTCGACCAGGTGACGATCGGGCCCTTCACGCCGGGCGACCAGGTGCAGGTGCTGCTGCTGCATGAGGGCTTCCCCCCTGATGCGCTGTGCAACCGCAACCTCGGCACCTTCACCATCCTGCCCGTGCCCACCCCGCCGGCCATCAGCATCTCGGCCACGCCATCCACGGTGTGCGTGGGCGGCACCAGCCAGCTGAGCGTGTATGCCAGCGCCCCCGGACCGATCGGCAGCTACGCCTTCGAGACGAACACGAACGGCGGCCTGCTCCCGATGACCAGCCCGGTGACGATCCAAGGCACCAACCTGGATGATACGGGCGGACCGCTCACCGCCATCGGCTTCCCCATGACCTACGGGACGAACTCCTACACGCAGTTCAGCACGAACTCGAATGGCCTGATGCGCCTCGGCAACACGGCGATCTCCGGCTCGCGCTTCAACAGCCCGCTCACCAGCGCGACGGACCTGCCCCTGCTCGCCCCCTGGTGGGACGACCTGCACACGGGTTCGGATGGATACGTGCGCACTTCCTTGGAAGGCACGGCGGGCAGCTACGTGCGGATCGTGGAGTGGTTCGTGCGGCCGTTCGGGGCCGGCACTGCAGCCACGATGCGGTTCCAGGTGGCGCTTTACCAGGCCAGCGGCGCGATTGAATTCCGCTACAGCCCAACGGGTGCAGCCTATGTGGACGGTGCCTCCATCGCCATCACCGGCGGGAACACCTCCAGTCGCGTGGCCGTGAATTCCGTAGACCACACGGCGAGCCCGACCATCCTGTACGACGCCCTGACGGCCTGGCCCGGCGGCACGCGGCTCTACCGGTTCCTGGCTCCCCAGCCCCCCGGTGTCACCTACACCTGGAGCCCGGCCGATGACCTGGACGATCCCAACAGCGCCACGCCGATTGCCAGCAACATCACGGAGACCACCACCTACACGGCTTCCGTGTTCTTCGGTGGATGCCCCACGGACGTGACGGTGGACGTTACGGTAGAGCCCGCCCTCACCTCGGCATCCATCACCCCGTCGAGCGGCACCATCTGCACGGGCACCAACGCGGTTACCCTGACAGCCAACGCAGGTGATGGCGTTCCGCCTTTCACCTACGCCTGGACCGACCCGAACAACCAGCCGGCCGGCACCAGCCAGACGGTGGACGCCAACCTCGGCGGCACCTGGACTTGCCTGGTGACGGATGCGTGCAATGGCTCGTTCCTGGCCTCGGCCACCATCACCGCAGTGGCTCCACCCACGGTCAACATCACCGCCACGGCGCCGATCTGCGCAGGCGGCAGCGTGACGCTCTCGGCCAATGCCACGAACGCGACCAACGTGCTCTGGGGCGGTGCAGCCCCTGTGGGCGGCTCCACCACGGCCGATGTGACCATCTCCGGTCTCTCTGGCGCCAACAACGGCACCTACACGGTGACGGCCAGCAATGAAGGCTGCACTACGGCTCCGGCCAGCTACGTGCTCGCAGTGAACCCGAACCCGTCCATCACCTCCACCACGGCGGTACCGGCCACGGTCTGCACGGGCGGCACCTCGCAGCTTGATGTTGCTGCGGCCCCGCCTGCGCTCCAGCTGGTGCTGAATGGCACCGGCTTCTGGATGGATGAGCTCAGCTGGACCCTGACCAACTCGCTGAACGCCATCGTGGGCTCCGGCGGCGGTTACGGCAACAACCAGATCATCACCGTGCCGCTCGGTGCGCTGACCAACGGTCCATTCACCTTCTCCGTGGAGACCCAAGGCACCTTCAACGACAACCAGTCGACCTACACCCTGACCTGCGGCGGATCCACCATCCTGACCGGCACCGTTTTCGGCGGACAGACGTTCAGCCAGGGCGGCTTGGTTTGCGAAGGTTCCTTCACCTACGCTTGGAGCCCGGCCACCTTCCTGAGCGGCACCGCCATCAGCAACCCGGTGGCCAGCGGTGTGACAAGCGAGACGCCTTACAGCGTGCTGGTCACCAACACGTCCACTGGGTGCTCCAGCACCGGCAACGTCACGGTGGGCATGTATCCGGTACCTACGCTGGATTGCGGCACCTACCCGACGCTCTGCGCGGCCGATGCCCCCATCGCGCTCACGGGCTCCCCGGCGGGCGGCACCTGGAGCGGTACGGGCGTGACCGGCAGCAGCTTCAACCCGGCTGTGGGCACCCAGACGCTGACCTACAGCTACACCTATGGCGCTGGCTGCGTGGCCACCTGCCAGGTGACCATCACGGTGCTCAGCGCGGACACGGACGGCGACAACATCCCCGATTGCGCGGATGAGTGCCCGACGCTCTTCGGCGAGATCGGCGACCCCTGCGATGCGGGTCCGGGCTTCATCCTGGGCCAGATCGATGGCGACTGCAACTGCATCGGCGTGGCCTGCACAGAGGATGTGCGCCTGGAGGTGAAGACGGATGCGAACGGCTCGCACACGAGCTGGGAGATCCGCGAAGCGACCACCTCGCTCCTGGTGTGCAGCGGCGGGCCCTACACGGGCATCAACGACGCCACCATCACCACCGATTGCTGCCTGCCCGCTGCATGCTATGTGCTGCGCGTATTCGACAGCGCCGGTGACGGCATCGTGGGCGGCGGCTACGTACTGCGCGAGGCCGGCGGCAACCAGCGCCGGATCATCGACAACCGCGGCAACTTCACCACCGGCAGCATCAGCCAGATCAACGATGCCTCGAGCTTCTGCGTGCCGATGGGCGACGATCGCCTCGTCTTCACCAGCTGCGATAAGCTCGACTGGAAGACCAGTCCCTGCGGCGGTGAGTTCGTGGTGGCCAACGACAATTCAGCCGTGAGCGCCCAGTACGGCGTGAACAACGCGAACAGCGGCTACCAGATGTGGTGGTTCGACCCGAACGGCGGCTTCAGCTTCCGCCGCTTCCAGAGCCATAACACCGCCAACGGACTGCCCGCGAGCGCCACCCGCGCCTGCCACTTCCAGATCAACAGCTGGAGCGGCAACCAGCTGCAGCAGGGCGTGATGTACAATGTGCGCGTGCGCGGCCGCATCAACGGCGTGTACAACGAGTGGGGCCCGGCCTGCCGCCTCATGGTGGACAACGTGGCCGCCCAGTGCCCGCGCACCAAGCTCATGGACATCCCGGACAACCAGTTCCTGAGCTGCGGCCAGTTCCGCCCTGTGGGCACCGGCCAGGCCAGCCTGGTGCATGCCCGTCCGGTGCGCCGGATGAACAACAACTGCAACTGGGTGAGCGCCAACCGCTACCAGTTCCGGTTCCGCATCCCCGCCGAGAACATCGTGGTGGTGAAGACGAGCCAGACCGGCCAGTACTGGGTGAACACCAATGGGCTGGCGTGCGACAAGACCTACGAGGTGGATGTGCGCGCGAGCTTCAACAACGGCGCCACCTGGTGCACGGTGACCCCCGACCCGAACAACGTGGAGGACCCGGCCTGGGGAGATGTCTGCCTGCTCACCACCACCTGCGCGATCCAGAGCATGGCGCTGCAGGGCGGCAGCAGCCCCGACGGCGCGGCACTGCGCATGTTCCCGAACCCCAACCGCGGCGACCAGGTGATGATCTCGCTTGACCACGTGGCGGAGGAGGTCACCACCGTGAGCGTCGACATCTTCGATGCCTTCGGCAAGCGGGTGGTGGCGCGCACCATCGCGGTGCAGGACGGCTACATGAACACTCTGTTCGACCTGAACGGCGCACTCGCCAACGGCCTGTACATGGTGAACATCACCGCCGGCGCGGAGACCTATACCGAGCGCCTGGTGATCCAGAAGTAG